The window tttaaacaaactcatggatttccttttattagactttatttagttcttaaaaagggattgcctttatacagttatgaaaccatatctcattaaaacaaatggtATAAAGAAatcttcatttacattaagtttgtatcctagaacaattgtctataggacactaaaccccaacaccttatcttctgaatttagcatttaagagagcatggtggaagattttaataatttaggagttgaaatgtgtaaaggtgtgaaaggaatcttaggcttcaacatattcatcaactttggataattttttgggcctgatgcacttcgaatttggagatgattgtCATTAGTcattttttcatctttctcttagctttccaacgcattttgaatcgcctcaatccgagtccgtatgagggagataagttgaaaatacgaaaatgtgtcaaatctgtcctagtgtgaacaattggactttatCTTACAGCACCTATCCGCGATGAAGTGCACGCTCGGTGTCACTAAAACTCTttttttctggtcccttttactcccgagttgccgccttaagccccgacttggttatttgtgccgacAACCTTACGaaagtgcctagaaaacacacaaattggcttagatacataaaatgaagaaaatatacaaaaaccattattaaaatttattaaattagttATTTGTAGTCGATGATTTCTCGAAGATCTGCGATGAAAAAGAGCTTCAAACGAGACGATCTTCTTAGCGAATCGATTATTtcgtgaagtctgcgaatagaaaAGTTTATGATTTCACTCAGAGACTTTGCGAacgcatcgatatgcgacgtagatcgtcacatttcagacctTGCAGACTTTGCAAAAGCATCGATTCACTAAGCAAAATCATCatcttccctgcacatttacattcgcatgttTCGCTAATCGTCATTTCACGAAGCCAAATCGTCCTttttctgcctaacacgattaattttttctgaaggtggttgaatacataacatccctttctggaaggctgcgtactgggctgcaagggagatgactttccttaTTGTATGGAGAGAcatttccctcaagattggcacattcactttaaaatgattcgttaggagagattgtgtcaatcttggtgtgcaccatgggaaacgtccatcccaaaaagtccggacttccatttatcatcccaaaaagtctggaCTTCCAATCCAGGGAGAAATTTTCGTCCAGATTCgtcaggttcactttgaagtgatttgttaggagtttattgtggcaatcttgttgtaaattttgacaatgttatgattttaatgttgttattgtggcaatcttgttgtaaaatttttataatgttatgattttaatgttagaatccctTATTGTTTGAccctttttttgttatatatcacTTTGCGAATACTCTTAAAAACACGTCCAGATTTCGCATATGcggattaaaatcatcaattaaaccAAACATAAGCTTCACATACGCCACGAAagcatcgattcacgaagtcagacgggagagAGACGACCGCGccgtaaaattacaaacatattgagggtattttgggaaagtcacataaAAAAATAGTCTAGacatgtagtaggttgagtaaatgtgttaaatatgtaaatgagttgGTTTAAAGCACTATTTGGCCCCTGagctatccaaaattttgttatttggcccctaacctattatttggttacatttggcccctgatctatcccaattggtgaaatttcacccaatttgtattaaaatttaattgaatcattatctcattgataagtaacaatattttgacacttgaacttaatagattttaatttagaatttgttttttattttttaatctaattaattatttccacatggcaaaaaaaaaactttaagaaatatcacatgtcaagttcaagtgtcaaaatatcgttatttGTCAATGAGATAATAATTCCGTTAAGTATTCATACAAATTAGATGCAATTTCATCAATTAGGATAGGTCAAGAGCCAAATGcgaccaaataataggttagGGATCAAATGCCAAGATTTTAGATAGATCAGGggtcaaataatattttaaatcaaATGAGTTTCTCATTTgattcaattttgtaattttactagatataaaatatataaaattatctattcattaatttacaaTTCTAAAACTAAATATtagtatattataattttaagactaaatattttaaaaaatgcgAATACCTAATgaagaaaattgaaaataaaacttTGTTCTTGAATATTTAGATTttgatggattttttttttagatttgatTAAGTTTTGAAGAACTTTCATAGAATGAATTTGTTGTTTGATCTTATTTTTATAGTTACTATTGAAAATGAAATAATTGATAGAGTTGCTACTACAATTGGAGTTGGAGTCGGAGTTCTAAAAGAAACAGACTGATCGGATCCCCGTTGAGTTTTCgaattcactttttttttttcttttcttcaccttctccttctccttgaAGAAGAATAGGAAAACAGTGAGATGGCCAACTGTCAGATATTACCGACGAATTTCCCAAAAAAATATACGCCTCTTCATTTGTCACAACATTCTTCCAACGTAAATAATTACTCATATTCGCCCTTGTGCGATCTCCGTTTTGCGTCGTCCTTGCCTGCTTTAGTTACTCGTTCAACCAATTTTAGTGCGAGGCTGAAAGCCACTCCCTCAGATACTCGAAGGtgaactctttatttatttgaCCCTTGCTCTTTCTctattattttatctgtatttTATTCATTATATATTGTCTGTTTacaatatttattaaaaaaaaaaaggagagaaagaagaattTTGACATGTTTTTCTTGAAATATAACAGCAAAACATCTGAATTGGCCAGTGAAGTAAACTTGGACGACCTTGGATTTAAACCTGTGCCTACAGATTATATGTTTGTAATGAAATGTGAAGGAAGTGACAAGTTTTCAGATGGTGAACTACAGCCTTTTGGGGAGATTGAATTGAATCCCTTCTCTTCTGCCTTGAATTACGGCCAGGTTAGCTGAGGCACTTGTCAATTTTTGGTCATTTTTACTTCACATGCATTCTTTATGTTTTGGTGCAATGTTGTACTCGTACTACAGGGTTTAATTGAAGGTCTAAAAGCATACAAGAAAGAAGATGACTCTGTATTATTATTTCGTCCTGAGGCAAATGCCTTGCGAATGAGAATGGGAGCAGATAGGATGTGCATGCCTGCACCAACAGTTGATCAGTTTGTTGAAGCTGTCAAGGCTACTGTTTCTGCTAATAAAAGATGGGTAATCAGacattattattttatctcttaaaataaataaaatgtttgcTTAATCTTAATCTAAGCCTTTATTTTTAACTAAGCAGATTCCCTCTTCAAATAAGGGTTTCTTACACATTAGACCCTTGCTTCTTGGCAGTGGACCTGTTCTTAGTCTAAAACCCTCTCTTGATTATATCTTTTTGATAATTGTTTCTCCGGTCAAGAATTATTTCGAGGTATGCTCTTCAGATTGTTTTTCCTGATTTTTGGAGAAGTCTATTTGACATTTTTCTTTGTGggtaattcaaactgtaaaattGTTATGGGCACACTTACTGTATTTCATTCGACGATGACAGAGTGGTGCTGAACCAATTAATCTAGTGGTTGAGAATGCAGTTCATCGAGCAGTTCCTGGTGGCGTTGGCAACATTAAAGCTATCGGAAACTATGCCATGGTAAGTTAACTCTTGCAGATGGGACCTAATGGAAGAATATTTTATAATCAGACTTTCCATTAtctcaatctgattgaaaacaaAAGCCTTGCTTTGCCGTTTGTACTTGGGGTAGTCTGGAGGTACTTCTTTTTCAATACGCATTACCATGCGCCATACATTTTTTAATCAGGGTGGGGGTGGCAACGGGGTGGTGATTCCCTGAAATAGTCGGGGATGGGGACAGGGGACACTTTGTCCCCCTAGCCCAAAAGGGGATAGGGGTGGGGGCACTGTTCAAAAACAAGGCCGCCTGGACCGCTTAGGCGCTCGGAATCGAGAATCTGCCCCAATACGTGTACGGGCAAGGAGCACTTGAAACTTTAACTTTTAGTCAGCCAAAAGAAAATTGAAAGTTCATATCAGCAGTAATATTGGTTCTACAAAGAAAGTAGAACCTTCATACATGTAAGTGAAATCTTGATtgctttcataaaaaaaaatactgaaAAGCTTTGAAGTAGTGTTTTTAATCTCCATTTGTTGTATAAATTACATTTCACGTCCATTCTTTAAAACTCATTTGAAAGAATAGTATTAATTACTTTCAGTACAAACTGATTGTGGAAATTTataaatcttttttttcttcttctttagattaTGAATAACCAAGATGCAGCTAAAGGAAATGGTTTTGACGATGTTCTGTACCTTGATGCCGTTCATAACAAATATCTGGAAGAAATTTCTACTGCTAACATTTTCATTGTGAAGGTAAATGTGTACATTCTTTTTATATAGTAGTTCTGTTGAGTATtacggagatgcgtatgttgcgATGGCTGTGTGGTCATACgggaaaggatcgggtgagtaatgaaataattaggacaaaagtagcggttacatctattgagaataaaatgagggaaaaccgaatAAGGTGGTTTGGCTATGTAAGACGAAGAGAACTTGATGCACCAGTTATAAGgattgaagagtggcaaagggatgcaatggtgaggggtaggggaaggcctaagcaaacttggaagagggtgattgtgagtgatatgagtttattggggattgaggaaaatatggtagtggataggacggagtggaggaagagaatttatgtcgctgacactacttgatttcacggtttcgtatgacggttcatgttagccgatcccgaatcatttcgggactaaagctttgttgttgttgttaagtATTACGGTAACAATTCTATGTTTATACTTTTGGCTTGGAAAAACCAATTTATCTTGACTAAGAAAATGATAAGTTACAACAGAAAAATTATATCTCAGTAATTGGAATGTTAGTCATGTCTCGATCGGAAGTAGATGAATTTACATAACCAGCATCAACAGTGTTACAATGTCGATAGAAGGACAGTGTCTAGAGATTTCTTTAGAAACTGATGTGTAGTCCTGAAAACTGTGGTTtgctatattatattatatgcaTATTTTGCAATTTTAGAGTGAACTATAAATCTTAAGATATTTCCGTGTGATACCCATGCAAGTGTTTCATGCAAAGGTTTAAGCAGATCAATTCTATATTAGTATGACTCACTTCCATAACTTTCTTTATAACTTCAgaatttgtaataagattccaCTGTTTCTTTTTAATTGCTTTGTTGTGGAGCTTTATGTTCTGTTATACTAACATGTTGTGCCCAAGTATCTTGAGATttgaattatttattttgagTTTAGTGCTTGTCATTTGACAGATCTGTAATTTGTATCTGGATTTCTGAGGGCTGAATGTGTTGGGAAACATCTTTTCTGGATAACAAGGCTTTGATTTGCTTCTGTAAAATACTTTAACTCTTGGGTTATATTTTCAGTCAATAAGATTAGAATGACATTTATATAAGGTATGATTGTCTAGATCTATTTCATCCAAGCTAATCTCTTTTAACCAGGTTACCTTGATTGAAGAATGAGGTTAAATTATGTGGCATCGCCTTGTACATTTCACCATTCGTTCTGCTTTCCAAAGCCTCAAGAAAACAACAGATGTATTCTGTTCTACATAAAgccaaaataataaacaaatttgTGTTCTGATCAAACTAGAAATCTTGCATCCATTTGGTAGTTGACCTATAGTCCACGATATTCATCATCCAACCCTAGATCTTTATTCTTTAGGTAGTTGATCAATGAGCAAGAATATTTGAACGGCACAGCTAATGATTTACTGAATTTGGTCATCATCGTGGTTGCATAATGTTGATTTTAGTCTTTTTACTGGATTGAATTCTTAGGAGAAAACAATTTGCACCCCAGATCTGAGAGGGACAATTCTACCTGGCATTACACGGGAAAGTATTGTGGACATTGCTCTTAGCCATGGATTTCAGGTATGTCTTTCTCACTTTTGAGCCAATAATATATGATGAAATGATATCTTCCTCTGCCCCAAAATGATAGACCACTCAACCTGCATGTGGTTTAAGAAATAAAGTTAAATAGTTGAAAGACAATTTTGTACACATGATTTCCCTAATTCACCCCTATTTAGTATTAGTGGATGCACTTTATTGATTTCTATGCTTAATAAATAAGGGGTATATTAGAAAGATTAGAAAATAACTAATTTTATAAAAGGAAAGTTGTCTATAATTTGGGACGGAGGAAAATGGGAAAGTGGTCTCTCAATTTGGGAGGGGGGAGTATTTCAATTATTAGGCTTTTGaagtttgtttttttaaattataatttatttatttattgaataaCCATGAATTCTTGTTTCTGTTAAACATTTGTTCATTACTTGAAGAAACCAAataagtttttctttttagtGTTACTAGCCTGCCACTGGTAATTGTTGGAAGTGCATTTTTACCCACAAGTAGAATGTTGGCACTTGGCATCTAATAGCTTTTCATTGGAATTTGGACATTCTGCATTCCTTTGTTAATACATATATCTCTTAATATGTTTGATGCGTATGCTTTTTCATTTGTCTTGCTCATATctcagagtttttttttttttttttttttgcttgtcCTACAAGATAATCTTGTAGGTACTTCAGAAGTTTTTAAAGGGATTGGATTAAATTTAAATCAATCCTAACAGCTTGCACATGAGTGTTGATCATTGTTCAAATTGTTGCTTGCTATACTATGTGATTAAAAGGCAGGATTGTTATCTTAGCGTATGTGACTAGAACTTCACTCCTCCGTTAATCTAGGTTCCATATATTTACTTACTTTAATTAAATGCTTGAGTTTTTCTTCTGGCAAACGCTTGACTGTCCTGCTGATGACAGTGCAGCATATTAGGTAGCTAAGATATTAGATATTATGAGGAGAGAATCC of the Euphorbia lathyris chromosome 7, ddEupLath1.1, whole genome shotgun sequence genome contains:
- the LOC136201036 gene encoding branched-chain amino acid aminotransferase 2, chloroplastic-like; translation: MANCQILPTNFPKKYTPLHLSQHSSNVNNYSYSPLCDLRFASSLPALVTRSTNFSARLKATPSDTRSKTSELASEVNLDDLGFKPVPTDYMFVMKCEGSDKFSDGELQPFGEIELNPFSSALNYGQGLIEGLKAYKKEDDSVLLFRPEANALRMRMGADRMCMPAPTVDQFVEAVKATVSANKRWIPSSNKGFLHIRPLLLGSGPVLSLKPSLDYIFLIIVSPVKNYFESGAEPINLVVENAVHRAVPGGVGNIKAIGNYAMIMNNQDAAKGNGFDDVLYLDAVHNKYLEEISTANIFIVKEKTICTPDLRGTILPGITRESIVDIALSHGFQVEERLISVEELYSAEEVFCTGNAVGLLPVGTVTYQGKRLSYRGGGHGTVSWKLSSELTNIQMGLTEDKRGWTFVLK